One Hermetia illucens chromosome 4, iHerIll2.2.curated.20191125, whole genome shotgun sequence DNA segment encodes these proteins:
- the LOC119654567 gene encoding guanine nucleotide-binding protein subunit beta-5 translates to MSETAAVHPNNANDKIAVLMKEAESLKAKLEEERAKLNDVSLSTVAERLEMITYINIKPRRVLKGHQAKVLCSDWSPDKRHIVSSSQDGKLIIWDAFTTNKEHAVTMPTTWVMACAYAPSGNLVACGGLDNKVTVYPITLDEDMSTKKRTVGTHTSYMSCCTFPNSDQQILTGSGDSTCALWDVESGQLLQSFHGHTGDVMSLDLAPSETGNTFVSGSCDKMAFVWDMRSGHVVQSFEGHQSDVNSVKFHPSGDAIATGSDDSTCRLFDMRADKEIAIYSKESIIFGVNSVDFSVSGRLLFAGYNDYTVNIWDTLKSQRVCLLYGHENKVSCVQVSPDGTALSTGSWDYTIRVWA, encoded by the exons ATGTCCGAGACAGCAGCCGTACATCCGAACAATGCAAACGATAAGATCGCGGTGCTGATGAAGGAGGCGGAATCGCTGAAGGCTAAGCTGGAGGAGGAGCGAGCAAAACTGAATGATGTCAGCT TGTCCACGGTTGCTGAGAGACTGGAAATGATTACGTATATAAACATTAAGCCGAGGAGAGTGCTGAAAGGACACCAGGCCAAGGTGTTGTGCTCCGATTGGAGCCCCGACAAACGGCACATCGTTTCGTCCTCGCAGGATGGTAAACTGATCATCTGGGATGCGTTTACAACGAATAAAGAACATGCAGTTACTATGCCCACCACTTGGGTAATGGCTTGTGCCTATGCACCATCTGGAAATTTAGTTGCTTGCGG CGGACTAGACAACAAAGTCACCGTCTACCCAATAACTTTAGATGAAGATATGTCTACAAAGAAACGCACAGTCGGTACTCATACTAGCTACATGTCGTGTTGTACCTTTCCCAATTCCGATCAACAAATTTTAACTGGCAGCGGGGATTCTACATGTGCCCTATGGGATGTCGAATCAGGTCAACTTTTGCAGAGCTTCCATGGACATACCGGTGATGTTATGTCGTTAGACTTAGCTCCAAGTGAAACTGGAAATACATTCGTTTCAGGG AGTTGTGATAAGATGGCTTTCGTATGGGATATGCGTTCTGGCCATGTAGTTCAATCTTTCGAAGGACATCAGTCGGATGTAAATAGCGTTAAATTCCATCCAAGTGGAGATGCTATTGCAACCGGTTCGGATGATAGCACG TGTCGTTTGTTCGACATGCGCGCTGATAAAGAAATCGCAATATATTCCAAGGAGAGTATAATTTTCGGTGTTAACTCAGTCGACTTCTCAGTGAGTGGTCGACTGTTGTTCGCCGGATATAACGATTATACCGTTAATATTTGGGATACATTGAAGTCTCAGCGAGTATGTCTTCTTTATGGACATGAAAATAAAGTTTCATGTGTTCAAGTGTCTCCGGATGGAACTGCTCTGTCCACAGGTAGTTGGGATTATACCATACGG GTCTGGGCATAA